One Deltaproteobacteria bacterium DNA segment encodes these proteins:
- a CDS encoding ABC transporter substrate-binding protein, whose translation MDGAGLGKPTWRRSLRLGCGFLIGIALCRPTLSAAQALQKITVGYSSPSGNQSVIFLGKDGGNYQKHGLDVELIFIGAGSKMTAAILAGDIKIALVGGVAPVSARLRGADLKIVAVAFNRLALSLIAQKDIRSVADLKGRRVAVTRFGSNTDLGIRYVLKTHGLLPDKDVAILQFGDVPSAFAALQAGAVQGCMLSYPTTSAAKKAGFKELIDISDSALEYASSNIVVTDRYLQSQRDVIRRFLMGFIEGMHRFKTDEAFAKRVMGKYLRINDATVLDETYKLFAPKIPRAPLATPGGIRTALESITDDPRTRTAKPEEFYDDSIVRGLDKEGFIQQLYR comes from the coding sequence ATGGACGGCGCAGGCTTGGGAAAACCAACCTGGCGGCGGTCTTTGCGATTGGGTTGTGGTTTTCTCATCGGCATTGCACTGTGCCGGCCCACACTGTCGGCGGCGCAAGCGCTGCAAAAAATCACCGTCGGCTACAGTTCGCCGTCGGGCAATCAGTCGGTGATCTTTCTCGGCAAGGACGGAGGCAACTACCAAAAACACGGCTTGGATGTCGAACTGATTTTCATCGGCGCCGGTTCCAAGATGACGGCGGCGATTTTAGCCGGCGATATCAAGATCGCCCTGGTCGGCGGGGTCGCGCCGGTGAGCGCGCGGCTGCGCGGCGCGGATTTGAAAATCGTTGCCGTGGCGTTCAACCGTCTGGCGCTGTCGCTGATCGCGCAGAAAGATATTCGCTCCGTCGCCGATCTCAAAGGCAGGCGCGTCGCGGTAACGCGCTTCGGTAGCAACACCGATTTGGGCATTCGCTACGTGCTCAAAACCCACGGCCTGTTGCCCGACAAAGATGTAGCGATCTTGCAGTTCGGCGATGTGCCCTCGGCATTCGCCGCGTTGCAGGCCGGCGCGGTGCAGGGCTGCATGCTGTCTTATCCGACCACCAGCGCGGCGAAGAAGGCCGGCTTCAAAGAGTTGATCGATATTTCCGACAGTGCTCTGGAATATGCCAGCTCCAACATCGTCGTCACCGACCGCTATCTACAATCCCAGCGCGATGTCATCCGCCGTTTTCTGATGGGCTTCATCGAAGGCATGCATCGCTTCAAAACCGATGAGGCTTTCGCCAAGCGTGTCATGGGCAAATATCTGCGCATCAACGACGCCACGGTGTTGGACGAGACCTATAAACTTTTCGCGCCGAAAATTCCGCGCGCGCCCTTGGCCACGCCGGGCGGCATCCGCACGGCCCTGGAAAGTATCACCGACGATCCCCGCACGCGCACGGCGAAGCCCGAAGAATTTTACGACGATTCGATCGTCCGCGGCTTGGACAAAGAAGGGTTCATTCAGCAGCTGTATCGCTAA
- a CDS encoding type II toxin-antitoxin system VapC family toxin, whose translation MTGQRESIRTLEQPSVRDEKVIYDTNVYIELLRSKQFAAAFRSRYEANLPLTFISSVVAQELLAGATDNLRLAAVEGLYRPFERTRRIVTPTHTVWKEAGRVLGALRRQRKDLKDRLTGSFINDLLIAASARSVGAKVVTLNVDDFFLIRSHIRFELESL comes from the coding sequence ATGACCGGGCAGCGGGAAAGTATCCGGACTTTGGAGCAGCCTTCCGTGCGCGATGAAAAAGTAATCTACGATACCAACGTTTACATTGAACTCCTCCGTTCCAAGCAATTCGCCGCAGCCTTCCGTTCGCGCTATGAAGCGAATCTTCCGCTAACATTCATTAGCTCCGTGGTTGCGCAAGAACTATTAGCGGGAGCTACCGACAACCTCAGGCTCGCCGCCGTTGAAGGTCTGTATCGGCCATTCGAACGTACCCGTAGAATCGTCACCCCAACCCATACAGTTTGGAAAGAAGCGGGGCGCGTTCTCGGCGCTCTGCGGCGTCAGAGAAAGGATTTGAAAGATCGTCTGACCGGTAGTTTCATCAACGATTTGCTCATTGCCGCGAGCGCCAGAAGTGTAGGGGCGAAAGTGGTCACACTCAACGTTGACGACTTCTTTTTGATTAGAAGCCATATCCGCTTTGAATTGGAATCTTTGTAA